The following proteins come from a genomic window of Gammaproteobacteria bacterium:
- a CDS encoding DsbE family thiol:disulfide interchange protein: MVYFFGVSLGRDPSLVPSPLVGRPAPEFSLPELLDPNIVFSLQDVEEGPWMLNVWASWCSGCIVEHEFLMALGRAGAPLYGLNWKDGHADAMEWLQLRGNPYRAIGVDVDGRSGIDWGVYGAPETFLIDADGIVRYRHVGPLDGAVFADVFLPVLEGQSQ; the protein is encoded by the coding sequence ATGGTGTACTTTTTCGGCGTCAGCCTGGGGCGCGACCCCAGCCTGGTGCCGTCGCCGCTTGTCGGCCGTCCGGCGCCGGAATTCTCTCTGCCGGAGCTGCTGGACCCCAACATTGTATTTTCCTTGCAGGACGTCGAGGAGGGGCCGTGGATGCTCAACGTCTGGGCAAGCTGGTGCTCGGGCTGCATCGTTGAACATGAGTTCCTGATGGCGCTGGGCCGCGCCGGCGCCCCGCTCTACGGGCTCAACTGGAAGGACGGGCACGCCGACGCCATGGAATGGTTGCAACTCAGGGGCAATCCCTACCGGGCTATCGGCGTCGATGTGGACGGGCGCTCCGGTATCGACTGGGGCGTTTACGGGGCGCCGGAAACCTTCCTGATCGACGCCGACGGCATCGTGCGGTATCGGCATGTGGGGCCGCTGGACGGCGCCGTATTCGCGGACGTGTTCCTACCGGTCCTCGAGGGTCAATCGCAATGA
- a CDS encoding cytochrome c-type biogenesis protein CcmH — MKSLATVLLVLMAASAAAVDTEAPLPTAEQQSLYRKLLEEVRCMVCQNQNLRDSDAPLARDMRRELRRMVEGGASEDDVKQFLLDRYGDFALYRPRLAPNTLLLWAGPGVILVIALGAIALVIRRRMQMPIPDED, encoded by the coding sequence ATGAAAAGCCTGGCTACAGTTCTGCTGGTGCTGATGGCGGCAAGCGCCGCCGCCGTGGACACGGAAGCGCCGCTGCCGACTGCCGAGCAGCAGAGCCTCTACCGCAAGCTTCTGGAGGAAGTGCGCTGCATGGTTTGCCAGAACCAGAACCTGCGCGATTCCGACGCGCCACTGGCCAGGGACATGCGCCGCGAGTTGCGCCGCATGGTGGAGGGCGGCGCAAGCGAGGACGATGTCAAGCAGTTCCTGCTCGATCGCTATGGCGACTTCGCCCTTTACCGACCGCGGCTTGCGCCCAATACGCTGCTACTCTGGGCTGGACCCGGCGTGATCCTGGTCATCGCGCTGGGCGCGATTGCGCTGGTCATCCGGCGCCGCATGCAGATGCCGATACCCGACGAGGACTAG
- a CDS encoding Gfo/Idh/MocA family oxidoreductase codes for MKVVLAGAGAFGKKHLDGIANIDGVDCVSVVGRTLEPTQKIAEQYGIGHATTHLAEALDLPGVDAAILCTPTQMHADQAIQCMDAGKHVQVEIPLADSLADAEAVLAKQGETGLVAMCGHTRRFNPSHQWVRNKIAAGELNIQQMDVQTYFFRRKNINAAGEPRSWTDHLLWHHAAHTVDLFQYQAGERIVQVNGMEGPHHPELGIAMDMSIQMKTESGKICTLSLSFNNDGPLGTFFRYICDNGTYIARYDDLVDGYENTIDVSKVDVSMNGIELQDREFFAAIREGREPNSSVAQVLDCYRVLHEVEQQYSS; via the coding sequence ATGAAGGTTGTACTGGCGGGAGCTGGAGCATTCGGCAAGAAGCACCTGGACGGCATCGCAAACATTGACGGCGTCGACTGCGTTTCGGTGGTCGGAAGAACGCTTGAGCCAACGCAGAAGATTGCCGAACAATACGGCATCGGGCACGCAACGACTCACCTTGCCGAGGCGCTCGATCTGCCCGGCGTGGATGCGGCAATCCTTTGCACGCCGACCCAGATGCACGCGGATCAGGCCATTCAATGCATGGACGCGGGCAAGCATGTGCAGGTCGAGATACCGCTGGCGGACTCACTGGCGGACGCCGAGGCCGTGCTGGCGAAGCAAGGGGAAACCGGACTTGTCGCCATGTGCGGGCACACGCGCCGTTTCAATCCGTCTCACCAGTGGGTCCGCAACAAGATAGCGGCTGGCGAACTCAACATTCAGCAGATGGACGTGCAGACGTATTTTTTCCGGCGCAAGAACATCAACGCAGCGGGTGAGCCGCGCTCCTGGACGGACCACCTGTTGTGGCACCACGCGGCTCACACGGTCGATCTGTTCCAGTATCAGGCGGGCGAAAGGATCGTCCAGGTCAATGGTATGGAGGGACCGCATCATCCCGAACTGGGCATCGCCATGGACATGTCGATCCAGATGAAGACGGAGAGCGGCAAGATCTGCACCCTGTCCCTGTCGTTCAACAACGACGGTCCGCTCGGCACCTTCTTCCGCTACATCTGCGACAATGGTACCTACATCGCGCGCTACGACGACCTGGTCGATGGCTACGAAAACACCATCGACGTGTCGAAGGTCGATGTATCGATGAACGGTATCGAGTTGCAGGACCGGGAGTTCTTCGCGGCGATCAGGGAAGGCCGCGAACCTAACTCATCGGTCGCCCAGGTACTCGACTGCTACCGCGTGCTGCACGAAGTCGAACAGCAATACAGCTCGTAG